The DNA sequence GATGAAGCGCGTTGTCAGAGACTTCAGCATAAGCGGCCATGGGCACATGACATCCGCCACCGAGTACTTCGTTCACGGCCCGTTCAGCACTGATCCGGCGATGACTGATTGGATCATCCAAAGGTGCGATCAGATGATTTACTTCGGCATTGTCCTGTCGGCACTCTATCCCCAAAGCACCCTGCCCCACCGCGGGCAACATCAAATCCGTGGGAATAATCTGCTGAATTCGTGCTGAGAGTTCAAGCCGCTTCAATCCCGAAACCGCCAGAATAATCGCGTCGTATTCACCCGCATCAAGCCGTTTCAAACGGGTATTCACATTGCCGCGTAGATTGTCTACCCGAAGCGTCGGAAACCGGTGTTTCAACATACACTGTCGACGCACGCTGCACGTGCCCACAACAGCGCCTTCGGGCAACTCTGAGAGATCGGCAAATTGATTCGACACCAGTGCATCGTGCGGGTCTTCACGTAAACAGATGACTGGTATATGTAATCCAGGCGG is a window from the Gammaproteobacteria bacterium genome containing:
- the hemC gene encoding hydroxymethylbilane synthase, whose amino-acid sequence is MGTRRSQLAMWQANYVRDALCNVHPDLDVEIVGITTQGDRTLDVPLATEGGKGLFLKELEQALLTGDIDLAVHSMKDVTVSLPPGLHIPVICLREDPHDALVSNQFADLSELPEGAVVGTCSVRRQCMLKHRFPTLRVDNLRGNVNTRLKRLDAGEYDAIILAVSGLKRLELSARIQQIIPTDLMLPAVGQGALGIECRQDNAEVNHLIAPLDDPISHRRISAERAVNEVLGGGCHVPMAAYAEVSDNALHLTAQVGRTDGSELLTARATGPLSKAVPLGQTVAQDLIAQGAQQILVAYAG